Proteins encoded within one genomic window of Halorussus salilacus:
- a CDS encoding inorganic phosphate transporter — protein sequence MDLALIALFAGAGLASLFMAWVIGAGSSGATPFAPAVGANAIGTMRAALLVGLFGFAGAVTQGGNVSEAVGSGLVGGMSMPVAGVILVLVLGAGLMAVGIITGYPIATAFTVTGAVIGVGLALGGTPVWPKYQQIAAVWVLTPFVGSGVAYAIASILPRPDVPERYSVPVLVGLVAAVLVNVEFGFLGGANSAGTLREVGQQVLAVDGGASAVVVTGGVAVAVATVVWWDIGRDQHGGLQRVLLALGSLVAFSAGGSQVGLAVGPLIPLLDEVEMVSMVAVLVGGGLGMLAGSWTGAPRMIKSLAQDYSSLGPRRAISALVPSFLIAQLAVLLGVPVSFNEVVVSAIIGSGAAVGGRDAVDARKIGVTLGAWVGSFALSFGLAYVATAMAL from the coding sequence ATGGACCTCGCTCTCATCGCCCTCTTCGCCGGTGCAGGGCTCGCCAGCCTGTTCATGGCGTGGGTCATCGGTGCCGGGTCGAGCGGTGCCACCCCGTTCGCTCCCGCCGTCGGGGCGAACGCCATCGGGACGATGCGGGCCGCCCTTCTGGTCGGTCTCTTCGGGTTCGCCGGTGCCGTCACGCAGGGTGGCAACGTCTCGGAAGCCGTCGGGAGCGGTCTGGTCGGCGGTATGAGTATGCCCGTCGCTGGCGTCATCCTCGTGTTGGTGTTGGGTGCCGGACTGATGGCAGTCGGCATCATCACGGGGTACCCGATTGCGACCGCGTTCACAGTGACCGGAGCCGTCATCGGCGTCGGTCTCGCCCTCGGTGGCACGCCGGTCTGGCCGAAGTACCAGCAGATCGCCGCCGTCTGGGTGTTGACACCGTTCGTGGGTAGCGGGGTCGCGTACGCCATCGCGAGTATCCTCCCGCGACCCGACGTACCCGAACGGTACAGCGTCCCCGTCCTCGTCGGCCTCGTCGCGGCCGTCCTCGTGAACGTCGAGTTCGGTTTCCTCGGCGGGGCCAACTCCGCAGGGACTCTCCGAGAGGTCGGCCAGCAGGTACTGGCGGTCGACGGAGGTGCATCGGCGGTCGTCGTTACCGGCGGTGTAGCAGTGGCCGTCGCGACCGTCGTCTGGTGGGATATCGGCCGAGACCAGCACGGGGGGTTGCAACGCGTGTTGCTCGCGCTCGGTTCGCTCGTCGCGTTCTCCGCGGGCGGTAGTCAGGTCGGACTCGCGGTCGGGCCGCTGATTCCGCTCCTCGACGAGGTCGAGATGGTTTCGATGGTCGCCGTGCTCGTCGGTGGTGGCCTCGGGATGCTCGCGGGGTCGTGGACGGGTGCCCCGAGGATGATCAAGTCGCTGGCGCAGGACTACTCGTCGCTGGGACCGCGGCGCGCTATCTCGGCACTCGTCCCGTCGTTCCTGATCGCACAGCTGGCCGTCCTGTTAGGCGTCCCCGTGTCGTTCAACGAGGTCGTCGTTAGCGCCATCATCGGGAGCGGTGCGGCAGTGGGTGGACGGGATGCGGTCGACGCACGGAAGATCGGCGTGACGCTGGGAGCGTGGGTGGGTTCGTTCGCGCTCTCGTTCGGGCTCGCGTACGTCGCTACCGCTATGGCCCTGTAG
- a CDS encoding YeeE/YedE family protein, translated as MSDRHPLFVPLIFVGGLIFGFGLGFSHMARPEVVLDFLQFEDLGLPFVMFGAAIVSGVAFALLPRIRDAAPLTGKPYERRLKPFDRNVLVGGAIFGVGWGLSGICPGAAYASLGVGNVTILWALAGMFLGAYLQGWWRSRTRTRDTAATGAD; from the coding sequence ATGAGCGACCGCCACCCCCTGTTCGTGCCGCTGATCTTCGTCGGCGGCCTGATATTCGGGTTCGGGCTCGGGTTCAGCCACATGGCGCGCCCGGAAGTCGTGCTGGACTTCCTCCAGTTCGAGGACCTCGGACTCCCGTTCGTCATGTTCGGTGCCGCAATCGTCTCCGGGGTCGCGTTCGCACTGCTCCCCCGCATCCGGGACGCCGCACCCCTCACAGGGAAGCCCTACGAGCGCCGGTTGAAGCCGTTCGACCGGAACGTCCTCGTCGGCGGCGCGATATTCGGCGTCGGCTGGGGCCTGTCCGGTATCTGTCCGGGTGCGGCGTACGCGAGCCTCGGGGTCGGTAACGTCACCATCCTCTGGGCGCTCGCCGGGATGTTCCTCGGCGCGTACCTCCAGGGCTGGTGGCGCAGTCGCACTCGGACTCGTGACACTGCGGCGACCGGCGCAGACTGA
- a CDS encoding DUF7512 family protein, whose translation MAGLEVPTWDPETALLIGTILLEAIVLYVGYGGLERLLGPYIMELLVEGEQNAR comes from the coding sequence ATGGCAGGATTAGAAGTACCGACGTGGGATCCGGAGACGGCCTTGCTCATCGGCACGATACTACTCGAAGCAATCGTGCTGTACGTGGGCTACGGCGGTCTCGAACGGCTACTCGGACCCTACATCATGGAACTCCTAGTCGAGGGTGAACAGAATGCTCGATAA
- a CDS encoding FAD-dependent oxidoreductase — MSDTFVVVGGDAAGMSAASKAKREDPQLNVVVFEKGEWVSYAACGMPYYVKGEVESLDDLVAVTAEEFREERDIDLRTGHEVVEVDPEAETVTVEGDGDTFEQPYDHLLVATGATAVEPPFDGLDLDGVFTIHDMDEAGAIEDYVTERAPDTAGIVGGGYVGIEMAEALSARGAEVHLYEMLPHVLQPFGDAVAEVVEDHLREQGVHLHLDTAVSGFDGDGAVERVVLEDGARPADIAIVGVGVAPNTGLAEDAGIEVGETGAIATDEFGRTNDENVYAAGDCAEARHVVTGEPDHVPLALTANRAGRAIGQTVAGDPEPVGETAGTAIVKAFDLGASRTGIVDERRAREAGFDPVSVSISAPSRAHYYPGGDELTVTLLADRESGRLLGGTVVGREGAKRIDTIAMALTAGMTVTELRNADLAYAPPFSPVWDPVLTAAKVLGGKLD; from the coding sequence ATGAGCGATACGTTCGTGGTCGTCGGCGGGGACGCCGCAGGGATGAGCGCCGCGAGCAAGGCCAAGCGCGAGGACCCGCAACTAAACGTCGTCGTCTTCGAGAAGGGCGAGTGGGTGTCCTACGCCGCCTGCGGGATGCCCTACTACGTCAAAGGCGAGGTAGAGAGCCTCGACGACTTGGTCGCCGTGACGGCCGAGGAGTTCCGAGAGGAGCGCGACATCGACTTACGAACCGGCCACGAGGTCGTCGAAGTCGACCCGGAGGCCGAGACCGTCACCGTCGAGGGTGACGGCGATACGTTCGAACAGCCCTACGACCACCTCCTCGTTGCGACCGGGGCGACCGCCGTCGAACCGCCGTTCGACGGCCTCGACCTCGACGGCGTGTTCACCATCCACGACATGGACGAAGCCGGTGCCATCGAGGACTACGTGACCGAGCGCGCGCCCGACACCGCGGGCATCGTCGGCGGGGGATACGTCGGCATCGAGATGGCCGAAGCCCTGTCGGCACGGGGAGCCGAGGTCCACCTCTACGAGATGCTCCCTCACGTCCTCCAGCCGTTCGGTGACGCGGTCGCGGAGGTCGTCGAGGACCACCTGCGAGAGCAGGGCGTCCATCTGCACCTCGACACCGCGGTTTCGGGGTTCGACGGTGACGGGGCCGTCGAGCGCGTCGTCCTCGAAGACGGGGCTCGTCCCGCCGATATCGCGATAGTCGGCGTCGGCGTCGCGCCGAACACCGGCCTCGCCGAGGACGCTGGCATCGAAGTGGGCGAGACCGGAGCCATCGCGACCGACGAATTCGGCCGGACGAACGACGAGAACGTCTACGCCGCGGGCGACTGCGCGGAGGCCCGCCACGTCGTGACTGGCGAGCCCGACCACGTACCGCTGGCGCTGACCGCGAACCGCGCTGGCCGTGCAATCGGCCAGACCGTCGCTGGCGACCCGGAACCGGTCGGTGAGACCGCCGGGACGGCCATCGTCAAGGCGTTCGACCTCGGCGCTTCCCGCACAGGCATCGTCGACGAACGGCGGGCGCGAGAGGCTGGCTTCGACCCCGTCTCGGTCTCGATTTCGGCACCGTCGAGAGCCCACTACTACCCCGGCGGGGACGAACTGACCGTCACGCTGCTGGCTGACCGGGAGTCCGGCCGACTGCTCGGCGGAACGGTCGTCGGTCGCGAGGGCGCAAAGCGAATCGACACGATTGCGATGGCGCTGACGGCGGGCATGACGGTGACCGAACTGCGGAACGCAGACCTGGCCTACGCGCCGCCGTTCAGCCCCGTCTGGGACCCGGTCCTCACGGCGGCGAAAGTCCTCGGCGGCAAACTCGACTGA
- a CDS encoding YeeE/YedE family protein — MVTDPILLQTAAELFPNGISRYAVGGLLVGLGTVLIYLGTGIPAGASTFLESTLSYVSDQPRFQQYVSSRDWRVVFTAGIVLGGAAFAATFQSGLVSSSLYQPGTTGQLYEVAGVTLWTTEVQPWRLFLGGILVGIGTRVGKGCTSGHGVCGVGSASKTSLVGVLTFLTVAIGTAQVVAALGVSP; from the coding sequence ATGGTGACTGACCCCATACTGCTCCAGACGGCCGCCGAGCTGTTTCCCAACGGAATCAGTCGCTACGCCGTCGGCGGGCTACTCGTCGGCCTCGGGACCGTCCTGATCTACCTCGGGACCGGGATTCCCGCTGGCGCGAGTACCTTTCTGGAATCGACGCTGTCGTACGTCTCCGACCAGCCGCGGTTCCAGCAGTACGTGTCCTCGCGCGACTGGCGCGTCGTGTTCACGGCTGGCATCGTCTTGGGCGGAGCGGCGTTCGCTGCGACGTTCCAGTCTGGCCTAGTATCGAGCTCGCTCTACCAACCGGGAACCACCGGACAGCTGTACGAGGTCGCGGGCGTGACGCTCTGGACGACCGAGGTCCAGCCGTGGCGGTTGTTCCTGGGCGGCATCCTCGTCGGTATCGGCACCCGGGTCGGCAAGGGCTGTACGTCGGGCCACGGCGTCTGTGGCGTCGGTTCGGCGTCGAAGACGTCGCTCGTCGGCGTGCTGACGTTCCTGACCGTGGCAATCGGTACCGCGCAGGTCGTCGCCGCGCTGGGGGTGAGCCCATGA
- a CDS encoding sulfite exporter TauE/SafE family protein, producing MLDKLFDGLGVLETSPEMLVLFVGFGLVVGVLFGFFGMGGSFLVTPALLMLDYPAPVAVGSGMAFVFGTAVIATLKHHDLGQVDYKLGVIMITGTTIGIEAGRASVYYLESLGLAGGIISIAYVVLLGGVGAMVTRDALTSDGDGGIDHEAADKDLSEYEIPEVAKTIQRTVRIPPMVTLRGDVRVSAWVITAVAFATGLLSGFLGVGGGFIRMPAMIYAIGVPVPVAVGTDLFEIVFSGGLGSYLYGQGGGVDLGIVAPLLLGSALGARIGSAATAVVDADDIKIYFGGMLLVGAAAVGVGEVGSYVGNSTLELLGLVLVIGAAVVVAIAILYTTVSSLRVTNRQQASTAD from the coding sequence ATGCTCGATAAGCTATTCGACGGACTCGGGGTACTGGAGACGAGCCCGGAGATGCTGGTCCTGTTCGTCGGATTCGGTCTCGTCGTCGGCGTGCTGTTCGGGTTCTTCGGCATGGGTGGGTCGTTCCTCGTCACCCCCGCCCTGCTGATGTTAGACTACCCGGCACCCGTCGCGGTCGGTAGCGGGATGGCGTTCGTCTTCGGCACCGCAGTCATCGCGACCCTGAAACACCACGACCTCGGGCAGGTCGACTACAAACTCGGCGTAATCATGATCACCGGAACGACCATCGGAATCGAGGCCGGACGCGCCAGCGTCTACTATCTCGAATCGCTGGGACTGGCCGGTGGCATCATCAGTATCGCCTACGTCGTCCTGCTGGGCGGGGTCGGAGCGATGGTCACCCGTGACGCCCTGACGAGCGATGGTGACGGTGGTATCGACCACGAGGCGGCCGACAAGGACCTCAGCGAGTACGAGATTCCCGAGGTCGCGAAGACGATTCAACGGACGGTTCGGATTCCGCCGATGGTGACGCTTCGCGGCGATGTCCGCGTCTCCGCGTGGGTCATCACGGCCGTCGCCTTCGCGACCGGCCTCCTGTCGGGATTCCTCGGTGTCGGTGGCGGATTCATCCGGATGCCTGCGATGATATACGCCATCGGCGTCCCGGTCCCGGTCGCGGTCGGGACCGACCTCTTCGAGATCGTCTTCTCCGGTGGTCTGGGGAGTTACCTCTACGGTCAGGGAGGTGGCGTCGACCTCGGTATCGTCGCGCCGCTGTTGCTGGGGAGCGCGCTCGGCGCTCGCATCGGCTCTGCAGCGACCGCCGTCGTCGACGCCGACGACATCAAGATCTACTTCGGCGGGATGCTACTGGTCGGGGCCGCCGCTGTCGGCGTCGGTGAGGTCGGCTCCTACGTCGGCAACTCGACCCTCGAACTGCTCGGACTGGTGCTCGTCATCGGCGCGGCAGTCGTCGTCGCTATCGCCATCCTCTACACGACCGTTTCGTCGCTACGTGTGACGAATCGCCAGCAAGCGTCCACCGCCGACTGA